The nucleotide sequence tcaaattgcttgctatgattgtttggatgtttgtaaacgacaggtaagtagtctgtttactatatactataatttgtttggacaataaacattaacttcaattcctgtcagtttgtatttgtccaatcaaatcccagtatgtattgaaactccgcctacctattgtttgaaaacatccaagcaaacatagcaagcaagtcaatcaaagttatCTTTgtatgcttttatagaagagctgtactatataatgcaaagaagcgtttaagtctttcgccaaaaaatactatcaatttctttttgtcctatgtaaacttccgtaccatttccttccattcatgatcattaaattgaactgtaaaatatttcttggtaccttcttaattcctttataagtcttatgtaaatataattatgacaataactgttgtgagcacaagattcactgcacacttttaaagttctgcttcatcaaacattaaaatgtgaacttaagttttgagacttttttaatcgacacgattgggatttttgtatatgagaacatggtttatctattagttgaaaatgcggctttgaactagctttcagtacctgcgagcattctttgttcaataatgtgtgtctttgtgttattattttatgtgataaattgttgtgttggtacaccactgtaacaatgaaggaggaaatgaggagggttggttgggtggaagtggggaggggtatgcggagcgctaacaaacatgtctatgcggtatgggctttgatcattgttgaagcatcaatgtaaggggcatttaatatcttaatataactattcttattttagatactatatattgttttcttatatttgacgaaagatgttgcccttttatgtaattatgtaatacaagttacgatcatttgaaaacacatattaaacagccaaatggatgcacaagagctaaaataggagtcatagatcctattgacaacaattatctgcccgattttattgattttgtaacatttgtttcaaatatgaccaacttcttatccaaaatcaccagcaccgtatcaggacccaccagcacagtatcaggacatgaatacattaagaaaatgctaaattttaataaattgcaatgttttttcacaaaatagttttgtcgtgtggattgcggtatagaaagcggactctatgagcatttttgttttattttttcagttctagattttctgaaaatgagcatttttgtgttacgcttactgaaacagtttagagggtcaactttttaatggtttatatatgaacccataagaaacaaaattgaaaaatctcaactgtttccttccattttttatgagtgaaaacgtcaaaaatcatcattttcgtctttgtttacattttttcattgatcaccagcacccgtcaggaccgaatcaccagcacagaacgttctctcgcaggacaaccatacccaccgtggttTTACCTGTACAGTTGTTTCAAGGATGCACCCTTCGAGGTTCGCGTTCCTAGTATACATAACTTCTCAGTAATGTTGCCATACGACCgtacaagggctgtatagccagtctaGGTCGACTAAAACTACAATCGTCGTAATGTTGTCATTAGTACCGAGGACGACAGACAGTGAACATCCGAGAGGTTGGAAAGTTAATAGTTTAAGGCAAACAGAAGGGTTTGttaaacaaagtaaaattttgttCAGTACAGGgtttgaagtcataaaactttgctcagtgttcggagcacaaaaattatgctcgaaacaagaaatccaacattttgattggttgattttagagtatgagtacaaaaaactgaatCGAAAGTTTTAAGACCGCAAGGCCAGGTTGTCCAAACAGGGCTGGTGCTAAATTTTTGTGTTACACATCTCGCACTATTGTAGTGAGTGTTTGCTGATAAACCATGTCTAAGTGCTACCCTATTAATCTGACAGTTATAGACATATTTTTCAATAAGTTTTCATAcgtaagttttcatattttttaatgacctaagcaacacgacgggtgccacatgtggagcaggatctgcattcccttctggagcacctgcgatcacccccagTATTTGatggggttcctgttgcttaatattcagttttctgtgttgtgtcttctttactattatttgtccttttgtcttttttcatttttaggcatgtttttgtcattttatcttcaatctatgagtttgactgtccctctggtatctttcgtacctctttCAAATTTGTTTCATACATTCGTTTTCAAATAAGTTCCATACGTTAAAGTTCTGCCTAGTTTCATAATCTAGGTTTTAGCCTTGTTCCAAACATTTGgtttaaaagaagtaaaaaacTGAAAGAAAACTGTTTCAATTTACCAGGTTCGGTTTAAGGTGTTGTAGTTCATTTTGTGTAGTActcagtatttgttttatattcagtAGTATAACGTAAActctttaacttttaaattttgcattgcTCTTCTAATCCCAGGAAACTGGTACGAACCTGAGGATAAACATATTCGGACGTCcccgcccggttacacgttacacaagcattttcaaatttctCTTGAAACTAGTGAGCTTAAAATGATCAAGCGCTTTTCTTACATTAAGCAGGAgttagacattttttttctctgtcgaAACTACTTCATTTTGTTGACAAAACTCGATACTTATACGATTCTAACACCTAAATATTTTTAGCAgcttttgataaaaagaaatgaCCATATCGCAGAAAATTGGCTAAAACTGAAGAAGCATTAAAAAACTATAATATGACAAGTAGAAAATTTCTTCATGCAATGGTTATCGAGTTAATCCTtgacaattgatattttatagcgtgtatttttatattataatgtttCACTTCTGTCTAGGGTCATGTTCAAGGTTGGCGCCTGTTAAACTGTTTAAACCCCTGCATTTTTAttcacctgtcctaagttaggataaaatggagaaaggaaatggggaatgtgtcaaagcgacaacaacccgaccatagagcagacaacagccgaaggccaccaatgggtcttcaatgtagcgagaattcccgcacccgtaggtgtccttcagctggcccctaaaaatttgtatactagtacagtgataatggacgtcatactaaactccgaattatacacaagaaactaaaattaaaaatcatacaagacgaacaaaggccggaggctcctgacttgggacaggcgcaaaattgcggcggggttaaacatgtttttgagatctcaaccctcccctatacctctagccaatgtagaaaagtaaacgcataacaatacgcctgttgttcagttgttgtcgttttgtcattttttttaaattatagattataccgttggttttacTGACAATCAGAATTTTCGATTTAAAACTAGGGTTTAGAGTTAACATGATGTTCATGCTTTGTTGTTGTCCAGGTTATAACGTTCTATTGTTGTAATTCCAGAAACAATGTAAAACCATGAAAGGTTACCTTGTGAAGATTACAGATTCAGCAGAAAACTCTAGGGTTGTTGACATGATCAAAAGTAAGTATATCTTTGATAAAACACATTTTGGAACACATTCAGGTTTGTTATACACATATCAAAATAAAGTAGGATTTAAAAAAAGTAGATGATAATCCGAATCCCAATTAAGAACGGTGTTGTTggtaaatcattataaaaacgtTTGTATTGTTCGAAATTCTTGTAGTTTACACTGCTTTAGGTATAAGTGCATTTTGATTTGCATAACTGAACATGATTGTTTGTTGGTCgtttataaaacaaccattttttaTAACTCGTCTTGTTATTATTATTCCGAAATAACAGAATCGGTTAAGCACTATTTTGGATATTGGATGGGTGCGGCAGACTTTCAAAATGAAGGACGCTGGAGATGGGTTCATGACTCTTCTAAAGTTCGCTTTTCTCAGTGGCTTCCAGGACAACCGGATAATGGTGGAGATAATGAACACTGTGCTCATTTTTGGTCAGCACATCAGTATCAATGGAATGATGCTCCATGTCATCTACATGGAATGGGGTATATCTGTGAGTGTTCACATGTAAGTTTATAATTATACAAGACTGCTCTCATTTTCAAACCAATATCTATTTACTTCTTTTCTTATGCCCATAATTTTTTGATGTAATTGTTATTTATcgatatttatgttttaatttactgCAACATGTGCAACATTATTAAGGAAATATTCATTCCAAATCTCTACATGTAAGTTATTAAGCTATTTAGACAATAAGTGACTGATATATTTTAACCCACCTTCAATATCACATTCTTTTCATGTTTCACTTGTGGTCTTTGATTTTCCATTTTctatcttatttctttttttaaaactgaCATTTGCCATGATGTTGGTACAGCGAGTGTGTTTTTATGCAGTCATTGTGCATGGTGTTGATAACAGAGAATGTAATTTGAAGCAGTACTTTTCACGGTGTTGATAACAGAAAATGTAATTTGAAGCAGTACTTCTCATGGTGTTGATACATTGAAACAGGGCATGTTATTGTATGCAATCAATGTTCATGGTATTGATACTAAATAATGTAATTGGATGCAGTAACTTTTCATAGTGTTGATACATCGAAAACAGGGAATGTTATTTTATGCAGTCTTTTTTCAAGGGTGGGATAACAGGGAATATTATTTTGTATGTAGTCTCATTTCGATTTTCACAGatgcgactgtcacacaagtgagatgtttagcgctataaaacctgCTTAACTCCATcatttctacaaaagaaaatacatgtaccaagtcaggaatatgacagttgttgtccatttgtttggtgtttttttttttatatgccccatctacgatagtagaggggtattatgttttctggtatgttggtttatgccccacctacgatagtagaggggcataatgttttctggtctgtttatccgtttgttcgtccgtctgttcgttcgtctgttcgtccgtccgttcttcccgcttcaggttaaagtttttggtcgaggctgtttttgatgaagttgaagtctaatccacatgaaacttagtacacatgttccctatgatatgctctttctaattttaatgccaaattagagttgttaccccaatttcacggtccactgaatatagaaaatgatagtgcgattggggcatccgtgtacttgggacacattattgttatcttttgatttttccatttgattagggactttccattttgaattttcctcggagtttagtatttttgtgattttacttttttcattacGTTTATTACATGTTATTGATTCACCacttttcatgatttttataacaatttataaagtctCATTAAAATTGGATTATCGGAGTTATCCAATCGATAGTTTATCTATCTTGATTAAATAATTCCGACAATCAAAATGTAACTATTTAAAGATATCTTGCTCGTCCGATTAAcaaataaattttcatatttcataaccAAAAATACGCTTCGACGAAATTGATGAATACACAAGTCAATTATCCATTTCTTGAACAAATGTAAGCAAACATCAATACAAGACAAATTGTAACGAAGAACattgtatttattgaaatatatattcatatgtaataGTAACCAACTTAAACATATTTTTCTTATGGTGCAAGTATTTTAGCGTAGCAAAAGTGTTTATATAGATATCAATTTCTCTGACACCGGTTCGTTCATCCTGAGAGCTGAAATAGTGATAACTTTTTTAATTAACCAACCATCTACTTAGATCATCGGCATCTCCAtgtttttacacaatttaaaaaagaattagagaaaacatttaaaacaggCACTTGTGTTTATAACATTGTATGCTGTCATTTGTCATGGtcttgatacatgtataagagacttaaatttaaaatcaaaagataTATCACAAAGAATGTTACTTAATGCTGAAACTGTTCGTGGCTATTGTAACAAGAAGTTTGCATAACGTTACCTTCATTCTGCAAACGTACTTTGTCAtggtcatttgaaaaaaaatatttcggcTTCAAAGTTTATACTCTCAGAACGTAAtcataatgtcaaatatttaaacgAAACACTACTCTTTGTGCTCTTATATGCTgatatttgacatttgttttaatatatattttgctaCTTTTTATTCTGCATGAGATAACTATGTATTATTACTTGTATGTGCAGTCTGTCTGTATGTTCGTGTTGTATTTGTATCTGACTTTAGTACTTGTATGTTTGTATTATTAAATATAAGTTGGTTAAAGAGCTCATGCTCCTTGTTATTATGTACATATGCAACCCGACTTTAGATAAAGAtgactttactttactttactctACTTTACACATGATACAACTGCAATTaatgtattataaaaatatatgaagaCTTACTATATCTGTTCTATTTTTTCTACAGGGATCGAACTGCCTTCCGTTCAATGGATGAGAAAAGCAAGTAGACAGTGgaagatatataatattttttgtttcattaaaacaattcaaacaaaaggAATTATTCTTTAAAAGTCATTAACATAAACAGTATACATACCACCTAAGGACCATTTTTACAAATCAGCATGAtgacaatatgaaattaaaaaactgGTGAGGTAAGTACTCGGAAAGTTTTGTTGAGGTTGTGGGAGTACTGAAAACTATGACATGTTagtacaaatgaaaaaataaagagcGTCTTCACATAAAGAAATATTAATCTAAACTACATAATTTATGATCGCAATATCGCCCCTTAAAAGCGACGTcgaatatattgttttgttattaccTCGCTGAACGAagaaaatgtatacaaaaaagaaatttacaaTATTCTGGGACTTCACAATGAGCTAACAGTTCATAATTCAAGTGGAACAAATTTAACAATTGGCCGTGTAGTAACCAGTCGAATTGATGTATGAAACTTTGCAGCACGTGCAAAAACTGATAggtcgaaaattaactgacaacgtcaCGACTTAACAAGAAGACAAAACCAGGCAATAAACAGTACAAAAACACTACATAGAACAATAAAGACGGAGCAACACGGACCCCACCATATATTTCGGGTTGAATTTAGGTGGTACGAAAGATCGAGCACATGTGGCACCTGTACTGTTGCTAATTTAAGTACAAACCCGAAATAAATCTGATTTCGTAGGAAACATTCAGAGAAAACGGGATGGGATTGTAGTTGCGCCAATtagaacatatccgtcgtcatctgtgaaacagatattccgtAACTGTCAACGAACTCGTTCTAGATTTATGTCAAGAGATGAGgtagacttaactgtatctgttgtatcctttatttcaagttcgatgggataggtgcgttcaacatagtcaccaaatgttgaattatttagtgagacaACATCATCTATGTAGCGGAAAGTTCAGTAAAAGGATACTGCTCATCTCTGttatttcttctttaaaatttCCTGCATGAATTCAGCCTATTATGAACAAAGAACAGGTCAGCAAGAAGAGGAACACAATTGGTTACCATGGGAATGCCGATCATTTCTTGAAAACACTTCcttcaaacgtaacaaatatgttgtcaaatgcaaaatcaatcatcttgataatgtcagtttcaaatATGTGTTTGTTAGAATCAGAGCGATTTTATACGAAGTATGATTAGTCCATtaataagacaagatacttgtttcAACGGTTGTCAATCTTTTTAATATAACAAAGCAGGTCCAACTCTTTCAATGTGTCGTTTACTAGTAAATGAAAATGGACCATACTTGTGTAATGTGTAGAAAGTTGAAATGTTGCATTAATATTGCCAGAAAAAAAGGTCTTAATTTGTATTGTTAAGGGAAGATCTTTTGTATTTAATTCTCTACATCTGATTTACACCACCTCCAGAGTAGGTAGTTTTACAATAATTTGGCAACCTGCTGGTAGAATTCTTATTCTACATTTAGAAAgaagtttcgtggagcacttggaagatcCAGCAATATAACGTTGTCGTGTTTTGGgtatttgttgaattttaatttgaaatgtcaaTACCTTATCAATTTTTCAAATagtaactaaggattttcttatcctaggaatagattaccttagccgtatttggcacaaatttttggaatttttgggtccgcaatgctcttcaactttgtacttgtttggctttacaactattttgatctgatcgttactgatgagtcttatgtagacgaaacgcgcgtctggcgtagtaaattataatcctggtacctttgataactatttacaccactgggtcgatgccactgctggtggacgtttcgtcccgagggtatcaccagcccagtagtcagcacttcggtgttgacatgaatatcaattatgtgatcatttttataaattttctgtttacaaaactttgaatttaaaaaaaaaataaggatcttcttatcccaggaatagattaccttagccgtatttggcacaattttttggaatttttgggtcctcaatgctcttcaactttgtttcaTGTAGCCAAGATTCATGAGGTAATGCATGAACTAGATTTATTAGATATATGGCGCCAGCAGCACCCTTTTGATAATTGGTACTCATGGCGGGGTCCAAATCACAAACAAAGTCGTTTGGACTACTTCATGATTACCTCAGATATAGAAGCATTTGTAGTTTCATCAGATAAAGGAATAAGTTATAGATCGGATCATTCTCCTGTATTGATTAATTTAAGGTTGTCTAGTCAGATAAGAGGAAAGAGTACATGGAAATTTAATACCAGTCTTTTGAGGGAAACTGAATTTATTGAGAAAGTAAAAGGGGACATCAAAACTGTCATTGAAGAATATGAGTCTGATCCATCTATTGATATTGAGACAGAGGATAAACAGTTTGATATAAGCTATCAGCTTTTATGGGATATGATTAAGATGAAAGTCCGCGGATCTGCAATCTCATTTTCGTCTTTCCAGAAAAAAGaaggaaataaaaaagaaaaagaattactatataagatatcattaTTAGATGAAAAACTTTTGGAGAATAACTTGCCATCAGTATACCAAGAAAGGGAAGGGGTCGAActtgaattaaaaatattgagggaaaaaaatgaaaaagggaTAATAACAAGAGCTAAGGCAAGATGGCAAGTAGAGGGGGAAAAGGGAAgtaactatttttgtaattttgaaaaaaaaaacattacacagaaaaaATTATTCCCAAACTTATTTTGGAGGACGAGACTGAGATAACAGATCCCAGTACTACTAGAAATAAGcaaaaacagttttataaaaaattatatactaGTTGTAAACCATTGTTACTTGAAACTCACAGGGACACATTTCTTCAACATGATAATCCTTTTATTACAAACCCGAATGAGGAAGAGGTGGGTTCCTGTGAGGGACCTTTAACAATGCAGAAATGTTTGTCTTCTCTTAAACTTATGGAAAACTCCAAATCACCTGGTATAGATGGATTTACTGTTGAGTTCTATAAATTCTTTTGGAATGATATTAAGATACCACTGGTAAGATGTTTAAATGAGGCTTTAGAATATGGAAAGTTCTCTATCACACAAAGGAAGGGACTCATTACTTGTTTACCAAAGGAGGGTAAGTCAAATGTTATTTAAAGAACTGGCGACCTATCACACGTTTGTGTGTAGTTTATAAGATAGCTACAGCAAGTTTAGCAAATAGACTAAAAAAGGTGTTGGTAAATATAATTAGTCAAACACAAAAAGGATTTCTTAAAGGTAGGTATATAGGCGAATGTACTAGATTTATTTATGATCTAATGGAAAAGATTGAGGAAGACGACATTCCTGGACTTTTACTTTTAGTcgattttgaaaaagctttcgACACGGTCGAATGGTCTTTTATACTAGAGGCTTTGCAGTTTTATGGCTTTGACCATACATTTATAAGTTGGATTAAGGCATGCTACTGTGATGCATCTAGTGCAGTGTTAAACAACGGAtatatttcagaatttttttcattgaaaagagGGGTTCGTCAAGGGGATCCTCTGTCTCCTTATCTATTTATTTTGGTTTTGGAACTACTCAGTGCAGCTATTAAAAATGACCCTGATGTTGCTGGGGTAACAATTAATGACTCAGAATTTTTATTGAGTCAATATGCTGATGATTCTTCCCTAGTCCTGGATGGTGACAAAAAGTCTCTAAATCAATGTCtaaatttgtttgataatttttcagAATGTGCTGGACTTAGGTGTAATGTTGACAAAACTGAGGCCATATGGATTGGATAAAAAAAAGGGTAGTATGGAAAAACTTTTGccagaaaaaaatcttgtttggAACCTTTCTGAGAGGTTCAAACTATTAGGTATATGGTTTGAGCTTGCTAAAAGGGATAAGACTCTATGTAATTTTACAGCCAAGATAAACAGTATCAAGTCACTTCCTAGTACTTTGGCTTATAGAGAACTAACATATATTGGGAGGGTGGTTGTGATTAAAACTTTAGCACTTCCCATTTTGGTTCAAGTTCTGACTGTCCTCCCTAACCCCCCAGATGGGGTTTTGAGGgagattcaaaatatatttttcatttttttatggaaaggaAAACCAGATAAAGTGAAAAAGACAGTGGTTATGTCCGAACACTGTGATGGCGGTCTTAAGATGCCTaatatttactatttttgttATAGCGTAAAAATGTCTTGGCTGTATAAATTACTAGACCCCCAAAATTACTCTCCTTGGAAAGTTTTGCTGCTtagttatatacaaaaatttTGGGGggacaaaattttacatttaagtaAGGAAGGATTGCTTTATTTAGCAAAAAAAGTCAATCCTTTTTGGCATGATGTcctggtaattttttcaaaatttaaaaataagttgaaagttgaaaacaataCCGATATTCTGGCCCAGTCCATATGGCTAAATCCAAACATCAAAATGGATGGCAAGATGATTTTGAAgggtaaatatattgaaaattgtatattttttatcaatgatctggtgtcagataataatacattattctAATATGAAGAATTTGAGAAAAAGTATAATATCAATACTAATTTTTATGGTATTTTAAGTGCTATTCCAAATGGATGGAAAAGTAGGATAGAAGGTAGTTCTAAACTTGACAATATAGTAAATAAATTAgtagataaagttaaaaaaagaaccaaaatCTTGTAAATTCTTCTATAATTTATTTCTGGAGGATAATAAAGTAGTATCACTATCTTCCCGTAACAAATGGGAAATAGACTTAAATATACAGATTGAAGATTGGAATGCTATTTATTCCATGCCCttcattataacaaaaaattcgtttttacaaaattttcaatttaagagTGTTCATAGGATTTTACCATGTaattcctttttatataaatgtaaattaaaagaaactgaacTATGCACATTTTGTTCAGAAGttagagaaaatatttttcacgTCTTTTGGGAATGTTATGTAACACAAAACTTCTGGTTATCTATtataaattggattaaaaattaTGAAATCTTCTTGCCTTTTAGTGCAAAAGAGATCATTTTAGGTGTGTCTGAGGATCTTGTCAACagtaaaacagttaataatatcttgttgttacttaaatactagattaccttagccgtttttggcactactttttttgaatttttgggtcctcaatgctcttcaactttgtacttgtttggctttacaactattttgatctgagcgtcactgatgattcttatgtagacgaaacgcgcgtctgacgtaataaattataatcctggtaggtccgtgtatatctgtgtccattcgtttttcgttttgaaatatcaaaaacaaaaaacaaaaaaccgattttgtttttatttttcgtttttgatttcttaaaaaccaaaatgaaaaacgaaagtgttttcatttttcgtttttgatttcttaaaaaccaatatgaaaaacaaaagtgttttcgtttttcgtttttgatttcacaaaacgaaaaacgaaaaacaaaagtattttcatttttcatttttgattttttcaaaaactaaaatcgaaaaatgaaagtgttttcattttccatttttgatttcacaaaaacaaaaaacgaaaaacgagaaacgaaagtgtgttcaatttatctttcccacattgtttttaattgtcattaaaaaaaaatgacaatgttgtcatttgtcattcatttaaaggtgctTCAGACAATGAAATTATAACAATGTTGTCGATTTTTGTTACATACCAAAAGGGTGAACATaaagttttgtatataattttaattatttctcgatttatgttgtaaaatgttttcttttcttgatgTACAGTCATTGATAGTAAATGTTGCTAATGCAAACACTCCGGTATTCATTCAACATAATGTAGACCAAATAGACCGCATGACTTCTGAAGTGAACTACGGTGATAAAgtaatcaaagactttcaaattaacttgtttatatctttgataaagaattaattattatatttaaatattaaacgaatcacaaatttaaattgtacaatacaATAAACACTAAGGATGCGTGATCTTAacttttaagtttggagaggttaATCTAAGATGATAATATAGAAGCGTAACTAGCCACtattacaaataaagcaaactatatTTTGGCGAGGCAAGGGCTCAAGGACCCCGGAAGAACTggaaaaaaatttacaaaattttcggaccttttcttaatctaaagcgcacgttttgtcttatttattttattatgttctggtctaggagcaaaatatatagatacagtgtaagacttttagtatttacatgtagaagcaatatcaaaagacatatgtaggatgaagaaaaaacaatgtaATCTACATagtcaagtgtgtggctattgttagtttaaacatatttattaatagtggataGGCAATGTTCTCCccggaacggggatcgaaccaggaacttctgtt is from Mytilus galloprovincialis chromosome 6, xbMytGall1.hap1.1, whole genome shotgun sequence and encodes:
- the LOC143078625 gene encoding perlucin-like protein; protein product: MLSFYRTFLSVILVLCCISIIETTTCDRSKEKAMISEMRSLLESFENKINDNSCKCTSYSNECPAGWKKYKNHCYFFSPDTRKWHDAAKQCKTMKGYLVKITDSAENSRVVDMIKKSVKHYFGYWMGAADFQNEGRWRWVHDSSKVRFSQWLPGQPDNGGDNEHCAHFWSAHQYQWNDAPCHLHGMGYICECSHGSNCLPFNG